The Populus nigra chromosome 19, ddPopNigr1.1, whole genome shotgun sequence genome includes a window with the following:
- the LOC133679799 gene encoding cucurbitadienol 11-hydroxylase-like, with amino-acid sequence MWAIGLVVVALVVVYYSHLISKWKNPKIDGVLPLGSMGWPLIGETLQFIIPGRSLDLHPFVKKRMQKYGPIFKTSLVGRPIIVSTDYEMNKYILQHEGTLVELWYLDSFAKFFALEGETRVNAIGKVHRYLRSITLNHFGVESLKELLLPKIEDMLHTNLAKWATQGPVDVKQVISVMVFNFTANKIFGYDAENSREKLSENYTRILNSFISLPLNIPGTSFHQCMQDREKMLKMLKNTLMERLNDPSKRRGDFLDQAIDDMETEKFLTVDFIPQLMFGILFASFESMSTTLTLTFKFLSENPRVVEELAAEHDAIVKNRENPNSRLTWEEYRSMTFTQMVVNETLRISNIPPGLFRKALKDFQVKGYTVPAGWTVMIVTPAIQLNPETFKDPVTFNPWRWKELDQVTISKNFMPFGGGTRQCAGAEYSKLVLSTFLHILVTKYRFTKVRGGDVSRTPIISFGDGIQIKFTAKN; translated from the exons ATGTGGGCAATTGGATTGGTTGTTGTAGCATTGGTTGTGGTATACTATAGTCATTTGATTAGCAAATGGAAGAATCCTAAAATTGATGGGGTTCTCCCTCTAGGCTCCATGGGCTGGCCCCTCATCGGAGAAACTCTGCAGTTCATTATTCCTGGAAGATCTCTAGACCTCCATCCATTCGTCAAGAAAAGGATGCAAAA GTATGGACCGATCTTTAAAACCAGCTTAGTTGGTAGGCCTATCATTGTGTCCACTGACTATGAAATGAACAAGTACATCTTGCAACATGAAGGAACTCTGGTTGAGCTATGGTATTTGGATTCATTTGCCAAGTTTTTCGCTCTTGAGGGTGAAACGAGGGTGAACGCCATCGGCAAAGTTCACCGATACTTGAGAAGCATAACTTTGAACCACTTTGGCGTTGAGAGCCTGAAGGAATTATTGCTTCCTAAAATAGAAGACATGCTGCACACCAACTTAGCAAAGTGGGCTACTCAAGGACCTGTTGACGTCAAACAAGTTATTTCAGTT atggttttcaattttactgCGAACAAAATATTTGGTTATGATGCTGAAAACTCGAGAGAGAAGCTAAGTGAGAATTACACAAGGATCTTGAACAGTTTCATCTCCTTGCCCTTGAATATCCCTGGCACTTCCTTCCACCAGTGCATGCAG GACCGAGAGAAGATGTtgaaaatgttgaagaatacaCTGATGGAGAGACTCAACGATCCATCAAAGCGTCGGGGagattttcttgatcaagccATTGATGATATGGAGACAGAGAAGTTCTTGACAGTGGATTTCATCCCCCAACTCATGTTCGGGATCTTATTTGCCAGCTTTGAATCTATGTCAACCACTCTAACTCTAACATTCAAGTTTCTTTCAGAGAACCCCCGAGTAGTTGAGGAATTAGCA GCTGAGCACGACGCAATTGTGAAGAACAGAGAAAATCCAAACTCCCGCCTCACTTGGGAAGAGTACAGATCGATGACTTTTACCCAAATG GTCGTCAATGAAACACTTAGAATTTCCAACATCCCACCTGGTCTGTTCCGAAAGGCATTGAAAGATTTCCAGGTCAAAG GATACACTGTTCCAGCTGGTTGGACAGTAATGATTGTTACTCCTGCTATTCAATTAAATCCTGAGACATTCAAGGATCCAGTTACATTCAACCCATGGCGGTGGAAG GAACTTGACCAAGTTACCATTTCCAAAAACTTCATGCCATTCGGTGGCGGCACAAGGCAATGCGCCGGGGCGGAGTACAGCAAGCTGGTCTTGTCGACTTTTCTTCATATCTTGGTCACCAAATACAg GTTTACCAAGGTCAGGGGAGGAGACGTATCTCGCACTCCTATCATTTCATTTGGCGATGGCATCCAGATTAAGTTTACAGCCAAGAACTGA
- the LOC133680587 gene encoding beta-amyrin 16-alpha-hydroxylase CYP87D16-like, whose product MLGIGLVLVAFFVIYYTHLLIKWKYPKINGVRVQLPPGSMGLPIIGETIQLLIPSRNSIDIHPFVRKRIQRYGPIFRTNLVGRPIIVSADPEVNKYIFSQEGNLVEMWYLDSFAKLFAFEGESKVTAIGRVHRYLRGITLNHFGGESLREKMLPQIEVAVNNNLCQWSTQGPVEVKSSISRMIFNFTAKVAFGYDVENSKGEKIENLPNFIKSLMSFPLNIPGTTFHKCMKDKEKMSNMVRHIIKERFNSPDKRPGDFLDQAINDMASEKFLTVDFIAELAFGILFAAFESVSTTLTLAIKFLAENPLVLEELTAENEAVLKKRENPDSLLTWEEYKEMTFTQSVVNETLRLMNIPPGLLRKALKDINVKGYTIPAGWTIMLVTPIVHLNPETYKDPLKFNPWRWKDLDQVTLSKSFMPFGGGTRQCAGAEFSKVYMAAFLHVLVTKYRWTKVKGGRITRSPILLFPDGVHIQVSPKHDSIRRA is encoded by the exons ATGTTGGGAATTGGGTTGGTCCTTGTAGCATTTTTCGTCATATATTACACCCATTTGCTTATTAAATGGAAATACCCAAAAATTAATGGCGTTCGAGTTCAACTCCCTCCTGGTTCTATGGGTCTACCTATCATCGGAGAGACCATTCAGTTACTTATTCCAAGCCGTAACTCCATAGATATTCACCCATTCGTCAGGAAACGAATCCAAAG GTATGGGCCCATTTTTCGGACAAATCTGGTTGGAAGACCAATCATAGTCTCAGCTGATCCTGAAGTCAACAAGTACATCTTTTCCCAGGAAGGCAACTTAGTGGAGATGTGGTATTTGGACTCCTTTGCCAAGTTGTTTGCATTTGAAGGTGAATCCAAGGTTACTGCGATTGGTCGTGTGCACAGATACTTGAGAGGCATTACTTTGAATCACTTCGGTGGTGAGAGCCTGAGGGAAAAGATGCTTCCTCAAATTGAAGTCGCAGTAAACAATAACTTGTGCCAGTGGTCCACTCAGGGACCTGTTGAGGTTAAATCATCTATTTCACGG ATGATTTTCAACTTCACCGCGAAGGTTGCATTTGGTTATGATGTTGAAAACTCAAAGGGGGAGAAAATTGAAAACTTGCCCAATTTCATCAAAAGTCTCATGTCCTTTCCCTTGAATATTCCTGGCACTACATTTCACAAGTGTATGAAG GACAAAGAGAAGATGTCGAACATGGTGAGGCATATAATAAAAGAGAGGTTTAATTCTCCGGATAAACGTCCTGGagattttcttgatcaagctatTAATGATATGGCATCAGAGAAGTTTTTGACAGTGGATTTTATTGCTGAACTCGCTTTTGGGATTTTATTCGCCGCCTTTGAATCTGTGTCGACAACACTAACACTAGCTATCAAGTTTCTTGCTGAAAACCCTCTGGTATTAGAAGAGTTGACG GCCGAGAATGAGGCAGttctaaagaaaagagagaatccGGATTCCCTGCTGACATGGGAAGAATACAAAGAAATGACTTTTACACAGAGC GTCGTCAACGAGACGCTTAGGTTGATGAATATTCCACCTGGTTTATTGCGAAAGGCTTTGAAGGATATTAACGTCAAAG GATACACAATTCCGGCCGGTTGGACTATAATGCTTGTTACGCCTATTGTTCACCTGAATCCTGAAACATACAAGGATCCACTAAAGTTCAATCCATGGCGCTGGAAG GATCTTGACCAAGTCACTCTTTCCAAGTCTTTCATGCCATTTGGTGGAGGCACGAGACAATGTGCTGGGGCAGAATTCAGTAAAGTTTACATGGCGGCCTTCCTCCATGTCCTGGTCACCAAATAtag ATGGACAAAGGTGAAAGGAGGACGTATCACTCGAAGTCCAATTTTATTATTCCCAGATGGTGTTCATATTCAGGTTTCACCAAAGCATGATTCAATTCGCAGAgcttga